In Novipirellula caenicola, a single window of DNA contains:
- the glyA gene encoding serine hydroxymethyltransferase — protein sequence MNWLQQQDPEIWETIQAEATRQQDGLEMIASENYTSLAVMQAAGSVLTNKYAEGYPGRRYYGGCEHVDVTESLAIERAKKLFGAEEANVQPHAGSQANTAVYLSCLEPGDSVLGLDLAQGGHLTHGMKLNISGRLYNFHSYGVDKENHRLDFDQIAKLAREHKPKLIVAGASAYPREIPHDRFAEIANDVGAKLMVDMAHYAGLVASGQHNSPVPYADYVTTTTHKTLRGPRSGLILCKKEHLKLVNRNVFPGTQGGPLMHIVAAKAVCFAEAMTPAFKEYGKSLVSNAKALAETLMSAGLPLVSGGTDNHLMLVDVTALGLGGKKAEAVLEACGITVNMNMIPFDERKPMDPSGIRIGTPALTTRGMGTDEMKRIGGWIHQALSNSDDESLHQSIRSEIRELCKNFPVPAGDHATA from the coding sequence ATGAATTGGCTGCAGCAGCAAGACCCTGAAATCTGGGAAACCATCCAAGCCGAAGCCACCCGCCAGCAGGACGGGTTGGAGATGATCGCAAGCGAAAACTACACCAGTTTGGCGGTGATGCAGGCGGCCGGCAGCGTTTTGACCAATAAATACGCCGAAGGCTATCCCGGACGCCGCTACTACGGTGGCTGCGAGCACGTCGACGTGACCGAATCGCTGGCGATCGAACGAGCCAAAAAGCTGTTTGGTGCCGAAGAAGCAAACGTCCAGCCGCATGCGGGATCCCAAGCCAATACCGCCGTTTACCTGTCTTGCCTGGAACCAGGCGATTCGGTTCTCGGGTTGGACTTGGCTCAAGGCGGCCACCTGACTCACGGCATGAAGCTGAACATCAGCGGCCGGCTGTACAATTTCCACTCCTACGGCGTCGATAAAGAGAACCATCGCCTCGATTTTGACCAAATCGCCAAATTGGCTCGCGAGCACAAGCCAAAGCTGATCGTCGCCGGAGCGAGTGCCTACCCACGCGAAATCCCGCACGATCGCTTTGCGGAAATCGCCAACGATGTCGGTGCCAAGTTGATGGTCGACATGGCCCACTACGCCGGCTTGGTCGCCTCGGGACAACACAACAGCCCGGTGCCGTACGCCGACTACGTCACCACGACGACGCACAAAACGCTGCGAGGACCACGCAGCGGCCTGATTTTGTGCAAAAAGGAGCACTTGAAATTGGTCAATCGCAACGTGTTCCCGGGCACCCAAGGCGGCCCGTTGATGCACATCGTCGCGGCCAAAGCGGTCTGTTTCGCCGAAGCGATGACGCCCGCATTCAAAGAGTATGGCAAATCGCTGGTTTCCAATGCCAAAGCTTTGGCGGAAACCTTGATGTCGGCGGGGCTGCCATTGGTCAGCGGCGGCACCGACAATCACTTGATGCTGGTCGACGTCACCGCATTGGGATTGGGTGGCAAGAAAGCCGAAGCGGTGCTCGAAGCATGCGGCATCACGGTCAACATGAACATGATCCCGTTTGACGAGCGTAAGCCGATGGACCCATCGGGAATTCGCATCGGCACCCCCGCGCTGACGACTCGCGGGATGGGCACCGACGAGATGAAGCGAATCGGCGGCTGGATTCATCAAGCATTGTCGAATTCCGATGACGAGTCGCTGCACCAATCGATTCGCAGCGAGATCCGCGAACTCTGCAAGAACTTTCCCGTTCCTGCAGGCGATCACGCCACTGCCTAG
- a CDS encoding ABC transporter ATP-binding protein yields MSNYQVVQRLLKLAWRYRGWCAAMLFLQAVLMGLAVALVQLGGLAIDVIRFYSHDTPNFPTLPFGILFPVHWSPLTQVIAIAVAMTVVAIVRALLNYSYAIISGTLVHRKIVVDLRAEVYAKLQRLSLSFYHNQPAGTIINRVTGDVQATRAFIDGVLIQLSILAMSLVFYLTFMIRIDAMLTLVCLATTPVVWWSSIRFSRIVRPMYDQSRHLFDLLVLRVAESVDGVAVIKSLGRQSAETKSFDRANDDLLNQQQDVFRRVSRFGPSIQLLTQINLVVLLIYGGYLTSIGRLPLGSGLIVFAGLLQQFSNQVGNLSSLTGTIQQSLTGARRVFEVLDAAEEVSQPDDAWLPDSIRGEIHFHNVSFEYVAGNPVLKDISLHIRPGERVAILGAVGQGKSTLLSLLPRFYDPTLGVVEIDGVDVRAWDLKTLRRRVALVLQEPLLLSNTIGANIAFGCPGATREQVRMAARLAAAHDFIEATPDGYDTVLGEYGMSLSGGQRQRLALARALLTDPAILLLDDPVSAIDPETEHEILAALEEASKGRTTLIVAHRLSTLRGADRVIVLDRGEIVQQGTHEELMREPGPYHQVAQSQCR; encoded by the coding sequence ATGTCAAATTATCAAGTCGTTCAGCGATTACTGAAATTGGCGTGGCGGTACCGTGGTTGGTGCGCCGCAATGCTTTTCCTGCAAGCGGTGTTGATGGGGTTAGCCGTTGCCTTGGTCCAACTCGGCGGACTCGCGATTGATGTGATCCGTTTCTATTCGCACGATACCCCCAACTTCCCTACCCTACCCTTCGGAATTCTGTTTCCGGTTCACTGGTCGCCGCTGACTCAGGTCATCGCCATTGCGGTCGCCATGACCGTCGTCGCGATCGTTCGTGCGCTGCTGAATTACAGTTACGCGATCATCTCGGGCACGCTGGTACACCGAAAAATTGTGGTCGATTTGCGTGCCGAGGTTTATGCGAAACTGCAGCGGCTGAGTTTGAGTTTTTATCACAATCAACCTGCCGGCACGATCATCAACCGTGTCACCGGTGACGTCCAAGCCACGCGTGCGTTCATCGATGGCGTGTTGATTCAGCTGTCGATCCTGGCGATGTCGCTGGTCTTCTATTTGACGTTCATGATCCGGATCGATGCGATGTTGACGCTGGTCTGCTTGGCGACGACGCCTGTGGTTTGGTGGTCGAGTATTCGATTTTCGCGAATCGTGCGGCCGATGTACGACCAGTCGCGTCATTTGTTTGACCTGTTGGTTTTGCGGGTGGCCGAATCGGTGGACGGAGTCGCAGTGATCAAGTCGCTGGGTCGACAATCGGCCGAAACAAAATCATTCGACAGAGCCAACGATGATCTGTTGAACCAACAGCAAGACGTCTTTCGGCGTGTTAGCCGGTTTGGGCCCTCGATCCAATTACTGACGCAAATCAATCTCGTCGTGCTGTTGATCTACGGTGGTTACCTGACTTCGATCGGCCGTCTGCCACTGGGCAGCGGTCTGATCGTCTTTGCCGGTCTGCTGCAACAATTCAGCAACCAAGTCGGCAACCTTTCAAGTTTGACCGGAACGATCCAGCAATCATTGACGGGGGCACGGCGAGTGTTCGAGGTGCTCGATGCGGCCGAAGAAGTCTCGCAACCCGACGATGCGTGGCTGCCCGATTCGATTCGCGGCGAAATCCACTTTCACAATGTCAGTTTTGAATATGTCGCCGGTAATCCCGTTCTAAAGGACATTTCGCTACACATTCGCCCAGGCGAACGGGTGGCAATTCTGGGCGCAGTGGGCCAGGGGAAATCGACGCTGCTCAGTTTGCTTCCGCGGTTCTACGATCCCACTCTCGGCGTGGTCGAAATTGATGGTGTTGACGTCCGAGCGTGGGACCTGAAAACGCTCCGACGCCGAGTCGCCTTGGTGCTGCAAGAACCGCTGTTGTTGAGCAACACGATCGGAGCGAACATTGCGTTTGGTTGTCCCGGAGCGACGCGAGAGCAAGTGCGAATGGCCGCTCGGCTTGCCGCCGCTCACGACTTTATCGAAGCCACACCGGATGGCTACGACACGGTCCTCGGCGAATACGGCATGTCGCTTTCGGGCGGCCAACGGCAACGGCTTGCTCTGGCCCGAGCATTGTTAACCGACCCCGCGATTTTGCTGTTGGATGATCCCGTATCGGCCATTGATCCGGAAACCGAACATGAAATCCTTGCGGCACTCGAGGAAGCGTCCAAGGGGCGAACGACACTGATCGTCGCACACCGGCTCAGTACATTGCGGGGGGCCGATCGCGTGATCGTGTTAGATCGCGGAGAGATTGTCCAGCAAGGAACGCACGAAGAATTAATGCGAGAGCCCGGCCCCTACCACCAAGTTGCACAAAGCCAATGTCGTTGA
- a CDS encoding ABC transporter ATP-binding protein, whose protein sequence is MSSTFAPMVRVTRDPDADPHRRPLSLSLVARLWGLMRPYAAKRNVLLTLVLLRAIQLPLLAWSIGAVINGPISHAGTMASIIVASLGVLALAAWTQFTLVFRQRLALELGEAIVHDLRGSVYSHLQQMPMSFYAKTKTGRVISRITSDCDAVRVGVQDVLFVSLVQGGQMIGAAVIMAWYDLPLLMVVLAMSPVMWIIGRVMRNRLSEAYRDVQESFSRVTATIAESVAVIRVTQALAREDTNAELFRQLTADHAEYNMNSARHNGLLMPLLELTGQVSLGLVLIVGAYRAIVASDPMPVGDLIQFWFLAGLFFSPIQVLGNQYNQALTAMAGAERVFRLLDTPPEWTDLPTAVSLPLQVDGKLTVENVSFAYDPGHWVLRDVSFVAEPRQMVALVGETGSGKSTIANLVSRYYLPTHGKIFIDGLDTRELTSESISRAISVIPQQNYLFTGSVLQNIVAGRAGATESDAVEALRSLDCEWLIEDLPEGLQTQAGSRGGRVSLGQRQLICFARALVANPRILILDEATSAVDTLTELRIQKALGRLLENRTSLVIAHRLSTIRTADQILVMSHGQIAEQGRHEELLKQNGLYKDLHERFVS, encoded by the coding sequence ATGAGCAGTACCTTTGCCCCCATGGTCCGCGTCACACGCGACCCTGATGCGGATCCGCATCGGCGGCCGCTGTCGTTGTCGCTGGTGGCTCGGTTGTGGGGATTGATGCGTCCGTATGCGGCTAAGCGAAACGTGCTGCTCACGCTCGTCCTGCTCCGCGCGATCCAATTGCCGCTACTGGCGTGGTCGATTGGGGCGGTCATCAATGGTCCGATCTCTCATGCGGGGACGATGGCATCCATCATCGTCGCTTCGCTTGGCGTATTGGCCCTGGCTGCTTGGACCCAATTCACGCTGGTGTTTCGTCAACGCTTGGCACTGGAGTTAGGTGAAGCAATCGTGCACGACCTTCGCGGTTCGGTCTATTCGCATTTGCAGCAGATGCCGATGAGTTTTTATGCGAAGACGAAAACAGGGCGAGTGATCAGCCGTATCACCAGCGACTGTGACGCCGTCCGCGTCGGTGTCCAGGACGTGTTGTTCGTCAGTCTCGTCCAGGGTGGGCAAATGATCGGCGCCGCGGTGATCATGGCCTGGTACGATCTGCCGCTGTTGATGGTTGTGTTGGCGATGAGTCCCGTGATGTGGATCATTGGCCGGGTGATGCGAAACCGACTCAGCGAAGCGTATCGCGATGTCCAAGAAAGTTTCAGTCGCGTGACCGCCACGATTGCCGAATCGGTCGCCGTGATTCGCGTCACTCAGGCCTTGGCTCGCGAAGATACCAATGCCGAATTGTTTCGCCAATTGACCGCCGATCACGCTGAATACAACATGAATAGCGCGCGGCATAACGGCTTGCTAATGCCGCTGTTGGAATTAACGGGCCAAGTTTCGTTGGGACTCGTTTTGATCGTCGGCGCGTACCGAGCGATTGTGGCCAGCGATCCAATGCCCGTGGGCGATTTGATCCAGTTCTGGTTCCTGGCAGGATTATTTTTTAGCCCCATCCAAGTCTTGGGCAATCAATACAACCAAGCACTGACGGCGATGGCCGGCGCCGAACGCGTCTTTCGCTTGCTCGATACGCCGCCCGAATGGACCGATTTGCCGACGGCAGTTTCGTTACCACTTCAAGTGGACGGCAAGCTAACCGTCGAAAACGTTTCGTTTGCCTATGATCCAGGACATTGGGTGCTGCGGGATGTTTCGTTCGTCGCCGAGCCACGCCAAATGGTGGCACTTGTCGGTGAAACCGGCAGCGGCAAGTCGACGATTGCCAATTTGGTCTCTCGTTACTACTTACCGACCCACGGGAAAATTTTCATCGATGGATTGGATACTCGCGAGCTGACAAGCGAGTCGATTTCGCGTGCCATTTCAGTCATTCCGCAACAGAATTATCTGTTCACGGGCAGCGTACTGCAAAATATTGTTGCGGGACGTGCCGGCGCGACCGAATCCGATGCAGTCGAAGCCTTGCGGTCGCTCGATTGCGAGTGGTTGATTGAGGATTTGCCCGAGGGACTGCAAACGCAAGCCGGATCACGTGGCGGCCGCGTCTCGCTGGGGCAACGCCAACTGATCTGTTTTGCCCGCGCGTTGGTCGCCAACCCACGGATCTTAATCCTAGACGAAGCCACCAGTGCGGTGGACACATTAACTGAATTGCGAATTCAAAAAGCGCTGGGACGGCTACTTGAGAATCGCACCAGTCTCGTGATCGCTCACCGCCTCAGTACGATCCGGACCGCCGATCAAATCCTGGTCATGTCGCACGGACAAATCGCCGAGCAAGGCCGGCACGAGGAACTGCTAAAGCAAAACGGGCTCTACAAAGACTTGCACGAACGTTTCGTGTCGTAA
- the pheT gene encoding phenylalanine--tRNA ligase subunit beta gives MLVSWNWLSRYLDLPMSHEELALRLSLSGLNHEETTTVDGDVVIDLEVTSNRGDCLGHLGVAREIGVLYDLSVKTPEIELSEAGPKIESLLSVENRYTEACPRYTARVIQGIKVGPSPEWMATALKAVGIGVVNNVVDATNYVMMECGQPLHAFDYAKIAEQKVIVRRAEEKETIEAIDHRNYELDEAMCVIADAKEAQAVAGVMGGAVSEVDDMTTDLVIEAAIFTPLMVRRAARKLKLQSPSSYRFERRVDPVGVDWASRRVCQLILETAGGQLAAGVIDTAPEITPNPPVTLRLSQVERVLGIKIEREEIERILVKLGCESESGSDTYVPPSWRHDLGREADLIEEVARIHGYENIPEDAPIAVAPSSKRDFDVAMERVRSVMTSAGFSEAMTPSVVTNKLDESLSPWTDLPALKTETAMLKGARTLRRSLIPSLLEGRANNWASASIHADLFEIAHIYLPQQSNEALPSEQYSLAMVSGCDYLEMKGAIETLCQRMGVVDPVQVKAIERSGFAKGAVVEVSCGERMVGYLGIVDPKVLKSWKLPVPVVAAEFSLPTLLEAASLVPQQQSVSMFPSVERDLNFVVAESVRWSELERVVRAAVGEELAGVRYCETYRDPAKDGKDRKRVLMSVSLQLHDGTLSGEQADQLIGQVIGACKQELAAELLS, from the coding sequence ATGCTCGTTTCTTGGAATTGGCTCTCTCGCTACCTCGATCTGCCGATGAGCCACGAAGAATTGGCTCTCCGCCTGAGTTTGTCAGGGCTGAACCACGAAGAAACCACCACGGTCGATGGCGATGTCGTGATCGATCTGGAAGTGACCAGCAACCGCGGCGATTGTCTCGGTCACCTCGGCGTGGCTCGCGAAATCGGCGTTTTGTACGACTTGAGCGTCAAAACGCCCGAAATCGAACTCAGCGAAGCAGGCCCGAAAATCGAATCGCTGCTGAGCGTCGAAAACCGCTACACCGAGGCTTGCCCTCGCTACACCGCCCGCGTGATCCAAGGGATCAAAGTCGGCCCGAGCCCCGAGTGGATGGCCACGGCACTCAAAGCGGTCGGCATCGGTGTGGTCAACAACGTCGTCGACGCCACGAACTACGTGATGATGGAATGTGGCCAGCCGCTGCATGCGTTCGATTACGCCAAAATCGCGGAGCAAAAAGTGATTGTCCGCCGAGCCGAAGAAAAAGAGACAATCGAGGCGATTGACCATCGCAACTACGAACTCGACGAAGCGATGTGCGTGATCGCGGACGCCAAGGAAGCTCAAGCGGTCGCGGGCGTGATGGGAGGTGCCGTTTCCGAAGTCGACGACATGACCACCGATCTGGTGATCGAAGCGGCTATCTTTACCCCGCTGATGGTGCGTCGTGCGGCTCGCAAATTGAAACTGCAAAGCCCGTCGTCCTACCGATTCGAACGACGCGTCGATCCCGTCGGCGTCGATTGGGCGAGCCGCCGAGTTTGCCAATTGATCCTGGAAACTGCGGGCGGCCAATTGGCCGCAGGCGTGATCGACACGGCGCCCGAAATCACACCGAACCCGCCCGTCACGCTGCGGCTGAGCCAGGTCGAACGTGTGCTGGGGATCAAAATCGAGCGTGAAGAGATCGAGCGAATCTTGGTCAAGCTCGGCTGTGAATCCGAAAGTGGCAGCGACACGTATGTACCACCGTCGTGGCGACACGACTTGGGACGCGAGGCCGATTTGATCGAAGAAGTCGCACGGATTCATGGTTACGAAAACATTCCCGAGGATGCTCCGATTGCCGTCGCGCCGAGCAGCAAACGTGACTTTGATGTCGCGATGGAACGCGTTCGATCGGTGATGACCAGTGCAGGATTCTCCGAAGCGATGACGCCAAGCGTTGTCACGAACAAGCTTGACGAATCGCTCAGCCCGTGGACCGATTTGCCAGCGCTGAAAACCGAAACCGCGATGCTCAAAGGAGCTCGTACGCTGCGTCGGTCCTTGATCCCAAGCCTGTTGGAAGGACGTGCGAACAACTGGGCTTCGGCCAGCATTCATGCCGATCTTTTCGAGATCGCTCACATTTACTTGCCACAACAGAGCAACGAAGCGTTGCCGAGCGAACAATACTCGTTGGCGATGGTTTCGGGTTGCGACTACTTGGAAATGAAGGGAGCGATCGAAACGCTTTGCCAACGCATGGGCGTCGTCGATCCTGTCCAGGTGAAGGCGATCGAGCGGAGTGGGTTTGCCAAGGGCGCCGTGGTCGAAGTCAGCTGTGGCGAGCGAATGGTGGGCTACCTCGGCATCGTCGACCCGAAAGTGTTGAAATCGTGGAAGTTGCCTGTCCCGGTCGTTGCCGCCGAGTTCTCGCTACCGACTCTGCTGGAGGCGGCATCGCTTGTGCCGCAACAGCAGAGCGTCAGCATGTTCCCCTCGGTCGAACGCGACTTGAACTTTGTCGTTGCCGAGTCGGTCCGCTGGAGTGAGCTGGAACGCGTCGTGCGGGCGGCGGTAGGCGAAGAGCTTGCGGGGGTTCGCTACTGTGAAACGTACCGTGACCCGGCCAAAGACGGCAAGGATCGCAAACGCGTCTTGATGTCGGTGTCCTTGCAACTGCACGACGGCACGCTCAGTGGCGAACAAGCCGACCAATTGATTGGTCAAGTCATCGGCGCGTGCAAGCAAGAGTTGGCCGCCGAGTTACTGTCGTAG
- a CDS encoding sigma-70 family RNA polymerase sigma factor, whose translation MDETARQAARQWTLAQPAVSAFVTSMVRDFRDRDDVLQDIAVAVIESYASYDPAHPFVAWAIGVARNQVGIYLRSRRRDRLVFDDDTAACLAVAIDEVAKEKSLQLDFLQDCLGGLEGRAQRLFELRYQRDMKPAAIADRVGMTANSVAKALQRVRDQLRECVQRKSLEAGVQ comes from the coding sequence GTGGACGAAACAGCCCGACAAGCCGCCCGGCAATGGACGCTGGCTCAGCCCGCGGTATCGGCATTCGTGACGTCCATGGTTCGCGATTTTCGTGATCGTGATGATGTGCTTCAGGACATCGCCGTGGCCGTCATCGAATCCTATGCGTCTTACGATCCTGCCCACCCGTTCGTCGCTTGGGCGATTGGCGTCGCCCGCAATCAGGTGGGGATTTATCTGCGAAGTCGGCGGCGAGATCGGTTAGTTTTTGACGATGATACCGCTGCTTGTCTTGCCGTGGCGATTGATGAAGTCGCGAAAGAGAAATCACTGCAACTTGACTTCTTGCAGGATTGTCTCGGTGGACTCGAGGGGCGAGCCCAACGTTTGTTCGAGTTGCGATACCAGAGAGACATGAAACCGGCTGCGATCGCAGATCGCGTTGGCATGACCGCCAACTCGGTCGCCAAGGCATTGCAACGAGTTCGCGACCAACTAAGAGAGTGTGTCCAGCGAAAAAGCTTGGAGGCTGGCGTTCAATGA
- a CDS encoding YHYH protein — protein sequence MNVRYLAILVAGLLLGIGSVNLSAHEGGHHDDSPVSSASRTWSVAADGTHLHGTFVCVIDGDVQIRRGDGKLTRIAINRLVASDQAWIEARQEEIQLLNRHRDMRLVMLNQPSDTDHRNTTDTKSMPAIGEHFKPFERMLQLRWDDDFFYVGSNGLPEHPMMIGIRAWQQQVPIPQKYLGDNAWRIPLHPVPAKNPMSTKNDFLRGAIALAVNGVPVFNPLNNRGDDAFLFGELDQYGGHCGRADDYHYHIAPVHLEETTGDGNPIAYALDGYPIFGYQDQKAADFAPLDSLGGHKDASGNYHYHAQKTYPYLNGGFYGEVTKRDGQVDPQPRAEPLRPALRPLRDAKITGFNRTGNQFQLVYDVSGRKGRIDYVVKENGSVDFTFQDPSGNTRTESYQSRMGKPYLPQRDASETDVDLSHHSPSGMPMLTVTSPAFVAGSEMPIEFTGDGVGQSPPLAWTKGPEGTQCYALNLWHTPGPGDIKSYWLLYDIPADVTRLPANARGIGTAGYNDKGHATYDPMRSKGPGVKEYHITVYALSENPDFASTKVTRDELLKSIADITLAQGTLDYQYTRTRTRSWMMIAGLILAGIVAIAMWFRKRRPTPSVGLPLVQT from the coding sequence ATGAACGTTCGCTACCTCGCTATCCTCGTTGCTGGCCTATTGCTGGGCATCGGCTCGGTGAATTTGTCGGCACACGAAGGGGGCCATCACGATGATTCACCCGTGTCCAGTGCGTCACGAACATGGTCAGTCGCGGCCGACGGCACTCACTTGCACGGAACCTTTGTCTGCGTCATCGATGGTGATGTCCAGATTCGCCGAGGGGATGGCAAGTTGACGAGGATCGCGATCAACCGCTTGGTCGCTTCGGATCAAGCTTGGATCGAAGCTCGGCAAGAAGAGATCCAACTTCTGAATCGGCACCGCGATATGCGACTTGTAATGCTGAATCAGCCGAGCGATACCGATCACCGAAACACGACCGATACCAAGTCAATGCCGGCCATTGGCGAGCACTTCAAGCCGTTTGAGCGGATGCTGCAGCTGCGTTGGGACGATGATTTTTTTTACGTTGGTTCCAATGGGCTGCCCGAACATCCGATGATGATCGGTATTCGCGCATGGCAACAGCAGGTTCCGATCCCACAGAAGTACCTTGGCGACAACGCTTGGCGAATTCCGCTGCACCCCGTGCCGGCGAAGAATCCGATGTCCACCAAGAATGACTTTTTGCGTGGTGCAATCGCGCTGGCAGTCAACGGGGTTCCTGTCTTTAATCCGCTGAACAATCGTGGCGACGACGCATTTTTGTTTGGCGAATTGGATCAGTACGGTGGTCATTGTGGTCGCGCGGACGATTACCACTACCACATCGCTCCGGTCCATCTCGAAGAAACAACCGGTGATGGCAATCCGATTGCCTATGCCTTGGACGGCTATCCGATCTTTGGTTATCAAGACCAGAAAGCTGCGGATTTCGCGCCGCTCGACAGCCTGGGGGGACACAAAGATGCCTCCGGCAATTACCACTATCACGCCCAGAAAACCTATCCCTATCTGAATGGCGGTTTCTATGGCGAAGTCACCAAACGAGACGGTCAAGTCGATCCGCAACCCCGGGCCGAACCGCTACGCCCTGCGCTGCGACCCCTTCGCGATGCAAAGATCACGGGGTTCAATCGAACCGGCAACCAATTTCAACTTGTCTACGACGTTTCGGGACGCAAAGGCAGGATCGATTATGTCGTCAAGGAAAATGGCAGCGTCGATTTCACGTTTCAGGATCCCTCGGGAAATACGCGAACCGAGTCCTATCAAAGTCGCATGGGCAAGCCCTACCTGCCCCAGCGGGATGCATCGGAAACCGATGTCGATTTGAGCCATCACTCACCAAGTGGGATGCCCATGTTGACGGTCACCAGCCCAGCCTTTGTTGCCGGCTCTGAAATGCCCATCGAGTTCACCGGAGACGGAGTGGGGCAATCGCCTCCGCTGGCATGGACAAAGGGGCCGGAGGGGACGCAGTGCTATGCGCTCAACCTGTGGCATACGCCCGGCCCCGGCGACATTAAATCATATTGGTTGCTTTACGACATCCCAGCCGATGTCACCCGTTTGCCAGCGAATGCACGCGGGATTGGGACCGCAGGCTACAACGACAAAGGGCACGCGACCTATGACCCGATGCGATCAAAAGGACCCGGTGTTAAGGAATACCATATCACGGTCTACGCGTTGTCCGAAAATCCCGACTTTGCATCGACCAAAGTCACGCGTGACGAGCTGCTGAAAAGCATCGCCGACATCACCTTGGCCCAAGGTACGCTGGACTATCAATACACGCGGACGCGAACCAGATCATGGATGATGATTGCTGGATTGATCCTGGCCGGCATCGTCGCGATTGCAATGTGGTTTCGCAAACGAAGGCCAACACCCAGCGTTGGTTTGCCACTAGTTCAAACATGA
- a CDS encoding PQQ-binding-like beta-propeller repeat protein yields the protein MTPRTTLPLVGLFAALTSTAFCQDHWPEHRGPQRNYHLSSQTEYPTDWSVATGKNIRWRMPLPETGHSGIAVWGDRLFLTCFRQLTAEDIGPKGTWVSETRGYCLDANTGKILWSCDLPGQRPNQVNGTFTDSTTPTPVTDGKHVWFVNAGGFMACHTLDGQRVWGKEFEVRTKHSAKQFQPFLHGGNLYYAMMRDASDPQRREQTATDYDKNSKTGWPWMYIRCFDALTGQPTAIMPDGISVHSKGALGLLHGETVLLHARGGSHSPPEKPYGVSLSRLNDAHDLVWERQGLSFEGTDFIDEKYAYCFDRNDFFVLDLATGETVKQIRIRGTGSLIAFDENVGRYLEPADAPELKSPHLLTHRTNIGVGKYYFFMGGQPGILGRIDIETEEVSYLQVPMQVVIENGKKKFSWSEFKSGDMTGSGFTVEGDKRRLNHGFGHISAATPIVVNDRVYFSTVLGTVYVVDATAEQFDENALVAVNDLGMPGETWTLSPFSAAGGRLYQRTSREIICIGSGH from the coding sequence GTGACCCCTCGGACAACATTGCCCCTTGTCGGCCTCTTCGCCGCCCTGACTTCCACCGCGTTCTGCCAAGATCATTGGCCAGAGCATCGTGGGCCTCAGCGAAACTATCACCTGAGCTCGCAGACCGAGTACCCGACGGACTGGAGCGTCGCCACGGGCAAAAACATTCGCTGGAGAATGCCCTTGCCGGAAACAGGTCACAGCGGCATCGCCGTTTGGGGTGACCGGCTGTTTCTGACCTGTTTCCGTCAACTGACCGCAGAAGACATCGGCCCCAAAGGAACGTGGGTATCGGAAACTCGCGGCTATTGTCTCGACGCGAACACGGGCAAGATCCTGTGGAGTTGTGATTTGCCGGGCCAGCGGCCGAACCAGGTCAACGGCACCTTCACCGATTCGACCACGCCAACCCCGGTGACCGATGGCAAGCATGTCTGGTTCGTCAACGCGGGCGGCTTCATGGCGTGCCATACCCTGGACGGCCAACGCGTGTGGGGCAAGGAATTTGAAGTTCGCACCAAACATTCGGCGAAACAATTTCAACCGTTTTTGCACGGCGGCAACCTTTACTACGCAATGATGCGTGACGCGAGCGATCCCCAGCGCCGCGAACAAACGGCGACCGATTACGACAAGAACAGCAAAACCGGTTGGCCGTGGATGTACATCCGATGCTTCGATGCGCTGACCGGACAGCCGACCGCAATCATGCCGGACGGCATCAGCGTGCACAGCAAAGGTGCGCTCGGATTGCTGCACGGCGAGACCGTGTTGCTGCACGCCCGAGGCGGCAGCCACAGCCCTCCGGAAAAACCCTACGGTGTTAGTCTGTCTCGGCTGAACGATGCACACGACTTGGTCTGGGAACGACAGGGATTGTCGTTTGAAGGGACTGACTTTATCGACGAGAAGTACGCCTATTGTTTCGACCGCAACGATTTCTTCGTGCTCGATCTGGCAACGGGCGAGACCGTGAAACAAATCCGCATTCGCGGCACCGGCAGCCTCATCGCGTTCGACGAAAACGTCGGCCGCTACCTAGAGCCCGCAGACGCGCCCGAACTAAAATCACCTCATCTGCTGACGCACCGCACCAACATCGGAGTTGGCAAGTACTACTTCTTCATGGGCGGCCAGCCAGGCATTTTGGGGCGGATCGATATCGAGACCGAGGAAGTCAGCTACCTGCAAGTGCCGATGCAAGTCGTTATCGAGAACGGCAAGAAGAAGTTTTCGTGGAGTGAATTCAAATCCGGCGACATGACGGGTTCTGGATTCACGGTCGAAGGCGATAAACGCCGACTGAATCACGGGTTTGGTCACATCTCGGCCGCCACACCGATTGTGGTGAATGATCGCGTTTACTTTTCAACCGTGCTGGGGACGGTCTACGTTGTCGATGCGACGGCAGAGCAATTTGACGAAAACGCTTTGGTGGCAGTGAACGATCTTGGAATGCCAGGCGAGACGTGGACCTTGAGTCCCTTCTCGGCCGCGGGCGGACGTCTGTACCAACGCACCAGCCGCGAAATCATCTGCATTGGTAGTGGACACTAA